The Phragmites australis chromosome 15, lpPhrAust1.1, whole genome shotgun sequence genome window below encodes:
- the LOC133892505 gene encoding probable 5'-adenylylsulfate reductase 1, chloroplastic, with product MASATASFSSLSADLRDVKATRIGAVRQQVAAAPAAARGQRARAVRPLRAAEPGRQPVSVSAALAAPAAPVAEEAASAIPAAVDYEALARELEGASPLEVMDRALAMFGSDIAIAFSGAEDVALIEYAKLTGRPFRVFSLDTGRLNPETYQFFDKVEKHYGIRIEYMFPDAGEVQALVRSKGLFSFYEDGHQECCRVRKVRPLRRALKGLRAWITGQRKDQSPGTRASIPIVQVDPSFEGLDGGAGSLIKWNPVANVDGKDIWTFLRTMDVPVNPLHAQGYVSIGCEPCTRPVLPGQHEREGRWWWEDAKAKECGLHKGNIEKDGQAAPKSANGGNGSAGAPDIFQSQAVVSLTRPGIENLLRLENRSEPWLVVLYAPWCPFCQAMEASYVELAEKLVGSGVKVAKFRADGEQKPFAQAELQLQSFPTVLLFPSRTARPIKYPSEKRDVDSLLAFVNSLR from the exons ATGGCTTCCGCTACCGCCTCCTTCTCGTCGCTCTCCGCCGACCTCCGCGACGTCAAAG CCACGAGGATTGGCGCCGTGAGGCAGCAGGTGGCCGCGGCCcctgcggcggcgaggggcCAGCGCGCTCGGGCGGTGCGCCCGCTGCGCGCGGCGGAGCCGGGGAGGCAGCCGGTGTCGGTCTCCGCGGCCTTGGCGGCCCCGGCCGCGCCCGTGGCTGAGGAGGCGGCCTCGGCCATCCCTGCCGCGGTGGACTACGAGGCCCTGGCCCGTGAGCTGGAGGGCGCGTCGCCGCTGGAGGTCATGGATCGGGCGCTCGCCATGTTCGGATCCGACATCGCCATCGCCTTCAG TGGTGCCGAGGACGTGGCGCTGATCGAGTACGCGAAGCTGACGGGGCGTCCCTTCCGGGTGTTCAGCCTGGACACGGGCCGGCTGAACCCGGAGACGTACCAGTTCTTCGACAAGGTGGAGAAGCACTACGGCATCCGCATCGAGTACATGTTCCCGGACGCCGGTGAGGTGCAGGCGCTGGTGCGGAGCAAGGGCCTCTTCTCCTTCTACGAGGACGGCCACCAGGAGTGCTGCCGGGTGCGCAAGGTGCGGCCGCTGCGCAGGGCACTCAAGGGGCTCAGGGCCTGGATCACCGGACAGAGGAAGGACCAGTCCCCCGGCACCAGGGCCAGCATCCCCATCGTTCAG GTTGATCCTTCCTTTGAAGGGTTGGATGGTGGAGCTGGTAGCTTGATCAAGTGGAACCCCGTGGCCAACGTCGACGGCAAGGACATCTGGACATTCCTGAGGACCATGGACGTCCCTGTCAACCCCCTGCATGCTCAA GGTTACGTGTCCATTGGATGCGAGCCATGCACCAGGCCGGTCCTGCCGGGTCAGCACGAGAGGGAAGGTCGGTGGTGGTGGGAGGACGCCAAGGCCAAGGAGTGCGGCCTGCACAAGGGCAACATCGAGAAGGACGGTCAGGCGGCGCCAAAGTCAGCCAACGGCGGGAACGGCTCGGCCGGCGCCCCGGACATCTTCCAGAGCCAGGCCGTCGTCTCCCTCACCCGTCCCGGGATCGAGAACCTGCTGCGGCTGGAGAACCGCTCGGAGCCGTGGCTCGTCGTGCTGTACGCGCCCTGGTGCCCGTTCTGCCAGGCGATGGAGGCGTCCTACGTCGAGCTGGCCGAGAAGCTGGTGGGCTCCGGCGTGAAGGTGGCCAAGTTCCGCGCCGACGGCGAGCAGAAGCCGTTCGCGCAGGCGGAGCTGCAGCTGCAGAGCTTCCCGACGGTGCTCCTGTTCCCGAGCCGCACCGCCAGGCCCATCAAGTACCCGTCGGAGAAGAGGGACGTGGACTCGCTCCTCGCCTTCGTCAACAGCCTCCGGTGA